From Carya illinoinensis cultivar Pawnee chromosome 5, C.illinoinensisPawnee_v1, whole genome shotgun sequence, one genomic window encodes:
- the LOC122309155 gene encoding aldehyde oxidase GLOX, translating to MASKNPSLLILFPIFSVLIGLSLYSVRSSSAVEILKPSPAWMGGKWNLLHSSIGVSAMHMQLLKNDKVIIFDRMDTGPSNLSLPIGESCVLKRKKPADCTAHSLLYDLISGTVRPLLVKTDTWCSSGAVFPDGTLVQTGGYHDGDRVVRKFTPCDDETCDWKELRWGLENRRWYATNQLLPDGRVIIMGGRQVYTYEFFPKSSVKGSSSSSYYMSFLRETTDRYADENNLYPFLHLMPDGNLFVFANKRSILFDYKRNRVVKEFPVIPGKFKRNYPSTGSSVLLPLRLNGTDFPEAEVMVCGGAPEGAFNMSDTFHVFISASNTCGRLRVTDPKPQWVMEEMPMPRIMSDMILLPTGDLILINGAMNGTAGWEDAMNPVYHPVLYRPNDPRPERRFVVLNPSMIPRMYHSTAILLSDGSILVGGSNPHQKYNFTARPFPTELSLEAYRPYYMYPRFSPQRPSILSVESEEMSISYGQTFWATFVLNMYRPESGISVALIAPSFTTHSLAMNQRMVILEVTGLEQLSILTYKITVNGPPTATVAPPGYYMFFVVHAGIPSHAVWVKIQ from the coding sequence ATGGCCTCCAAGAACCCTTCTTTATTGATCTTGTTTCCAATATTCTCTGTGCTTATTGGTTTGTCTCTGTATTCAGTTCGTTCTTCGTCGGCCGTTGAGATTCTGAAGCCGTCTCCGGCATGGATGGGTGGAAAGTGGAACCTACTCCACTCCAGCATTGGTGTTTCGGCCATGCACATGCAACTCTTGAAGAACGACAAGGTCATCATCTTTGACCGCATGGACACGGGCCCCTCCAACCTCTCTCTTCCCATAGGCGAGTCATGCGTTCTTAAACGCAAAAAGCCCGCAGACTGCACTGCGCACTCTCTATTGTACGACTTAATTTCCGGTACTGTCCGTCCCCTCCTCGTCAAGACAGATACGTGGTGCTCCTCCGGCGCCGTTTTCCCTGACGGGACTTTAGTCCAAACCGGCGGGTACCATGACGGGGATCGCGTGGTCCGCAAGTTTACCCCCTGCGATGACGAGACCTGCGACTGGAAAGAGCTTCGATGGGGCCTCGAGAACCGCCGGTGGTACGCCACCAACCAACTACTACCCGACGGCCGCGTCATAATCATGGGAGGCCGGCAAGTTTACACTTACGAGTTCTTCCCAAAGAGCTCGGTAAAAGGCAGCTCGTCGTCGAGTTATTACATGAGCTTCTTGAGGGAAACGACGGACCGTTACGCCGACGAGAACAATCTTTATCCGTTTTTGCATCTCATGCCGGATGGGAATCTTTTCGTTTTCGCTAACAAGAGGTCTATCTTGTTCGATTATAAACGTAACCGGGTGGTGAAAGAGTTCCCGGTTATACCTGGCAAGTTCAAGAGAAACTATCCGAGTACGGGGTCATCGGTGTTGCTTCCTTTGAGGCTGAATGGGACAGACTTTCCCGAAGCGGAGGTGATGGTATGCGGAGGAGCACCGGAGGGTGCGTTCAACATGTCAGATACGTTTCATGTATTCATATCGGCGTCCAACACCTGCGGAAGGCTGAGAGTGACGGACCCGAAACCCCAGTGGGTGATGGAGGAGATGCCAATGCCTCGGATCATGTCGGACATGATACTGTTACCTACCGGCGACTTGATCCTGATAAACGGCGCAATGAACGGAACGGCAGGCTGGGAAGACGCCATGAACCCAGTTTACCACCCAGTTCTTTACAGGCCCAACGATCCCCGCCCCGAACGTAGATTCGTGGTGCTCAACCCGTCGATGATTCCCAGGATGTACCACTCGACGGCAATTCTATTGTCGGACGGCAGTATATTAGTGGGTGGGAGTAACCCCCACCAGAAGTACAACTTCACGGCACGTCCTTTCCCAACAGAGTTGAGTCTGGAAGCATATCGCCCGTATTACATGTATCCACGGTTCTCTCCGCAGCGCCCTTCGATCCTATCCGTGGAGTCCGAGGAGATGAGCATATCGTACGGGCAGACGTTTTGGGCCACATTCGTGTTGAACATGTACCGGCCGGAATCGGGGATCTCGGTGGCGCTCATAGCGCCGTCGTTTACCACGCACTCGCTCGCCATGAACCAGAGAATGGTGATCTTGGAGGTGACTGGACTCGAGCAGCTGTCCATATTAACTTACAAGATTACGGTCAATGGGCCCCCCACAGCCACGGTGGCCCCCCCTGGGTACTACATGTTCTTCGTAGTCCACGCTGGAATCCCAAGCCACGCTGTCTGGGTGAAGATCCAGTAG
- the LOC122310138 gene encoding uncharacterized protein LOC122310138 gives MGVEDRIIWRYTKDGLFTVRSAYHVDMDRKRKIEGEPSEVVSNGAEWKSIWEMNVPGVVKQFIWKAANNILPTRSNLFKKKIGVAEHNFLELWGKLINRFNRDELEEIATTMRRIWLRMNLFIFEQKFYSPRELVLKTNEGLEDFISTHILLKENRPGGMRSRLCRRWKKSGTNEVIANWDATLDTKNRTMGMRIVIRDANGEVLASVCSKRPNVVHPTLAECLALWKAIEVCKDLAFSKVILEGDAEAVIKKVNNVEEDLSWMGHIIEDVKIVVKGRKDWKVRFIPREGNNVAHLLAKHALTLDGEVIWIEEGPNVITSSLIRDKSCNS, from the exons ATGGGGGTGGAAGATAGAATTATTTGGAGATACACGAAGGATGGTCTGTTTACTGTTAGGAGTGCATATCATGTGGATATGgacagaaaaaggaaaatagaggGAGAGCCTTCTGAGGTAGTGTCCAATGGGGCTGAATGGAAAAGTATATGGGAGATGAATGTGCCAGGGGTTGTAAAGCAATTCATTTGGAAGGCAGCAAACAATATTCTTCCTACACGAAGTAACCTATTCAAGAAAAAGATTGGAG TTGCAGAGCATAACTTCCTAGAATTATGGGGAAAGCTCATCAACAGGTTCAATAGAGATGAGTTAGAAGAGATAGCAACAACCATGCGCAGAATATGGCTAAGAATGAACCTTTTCATTTTTGAGCAGAAGTTTTACAGCCCACGAGAGTTGGTTTTGAAGACAAATGAAGGGTTGGAAGATTTCATATCAACCCATATATTACTGAAGGAAAACAGACCAGGTGGGATGAGGAGTAGGCTATGTAGGAGATGGAAGAAGTCTGGAACAAATGAAGTCATTGCCAATTGGGATGCTACTCTAGATACAAAGAACAGGActatgggaatgaggattgtcATTAGAGATGCAAATGGAGAAGTTCTAGCCTCAGTTTGCAGCAAGAGGCCCAATGTTGTTCATCCAACACTAGCTGAATGCCTTGCTCTTTGGAAGGCAATTGAAGTCTGTAAGGACCTTGCTTTTTCAAAGGTGATCTTGGAAGGTGATGCAGAAGCAGTAATCAAGAAAGTGAACAATGTGGAGGAGGACCTATCATGGATGGGGCATATAATTGAAGATGTAAAAATAGTTGTAAAGGGTAGGAAGGACTGGAAGGTGAGGTTTATACCGAGAGAAGGAAATAATGTAGCTCATTTATTGGCAAAGCATGCTTTAACATTAGATGGAGAAGTTATATGGATAGAGGAGGGGCCAAATGTAATTACAAGCTCTCTGATTAGAGACAAAAGTTGTAATAGTTGA
- the LOC122310894 gene encoding protein NRT1/ PTR FAMILY 4.6-like, whose translation MEEERQLTRWEGYVDWRRRPALRGRHGGMLAASFVLVVEILENLAYLANASNLVLYLSEYMHFSPTKSANNVTNFMGTAFLLGLVGGFLSDAFFTTYHIYLISAVIEFLGLVVLTVQARSPSLKPSACGPANLDIPCQEANGGKAAMLFLGLYLVALGVGGIKGSLPAHGAEQFDEDTPQGRKQRSTFFNYFVFCLSCGGLIAVTLVVWIEDNKGWVWGFGISTISILLSIPIFLAGSSTYRNKIPCGSPLTTIIKVLAAATLNSCVSRSPKGCISRSPSNAVASMATSPSSPTLASKEAEENAKTRESTDAPTESFKFLNIAAVDNPVHKALECTMQQVEDVKIVLKLFPIFACTIMLNCCLAQLSTFSVQQAATMDTKLGSLKVPPASLPIFPVTFIMILAPVYDHLIIPFARKVTKSEMGITHLQRIGIGLVLSIIAMATAALVEIKRKRVATNSGLLDSDHPLPITFFWIAFQYLFLGSADLFTLAGLLEFFFTEAPSSMRSLATSFSWASLAMGYYLSSIIVSIVNNVTGISKHRPWLSGSNLNHFQLERFYWLMCVLSALNFLNYLLWAIRYKYRSTGANN comes from the exons ATG GAAGAAGAACGGCAGTTAACCAGATGGGAAGGCTACGTGGACTGGAGGAGAAGACCTGCTCTCAGAGGCCGGCATGGCGGCATGCTTGCCGCTTCTTTTGTATTGG TGGTGGAGATATTGGAGAACTTAGCATATTTAGCGAATGCAAGCAATTTGGTGCTGTATCTATCAGAATACATGCACTTCTCTCCCACCAAATCGGCCAACAATGTCACCAATTTCATGGGAACGGCTTTCCTTCTGGGTCTCGTTGGGGGCTTTCTATCCGATGCCTTTTTCACCACTTATCACATCTACCTCATAAGTGCAGTTATTGAATTCCTG GGCTTGGTGGTACTTACTGTGCAAGCAAGGTCACCTTCCCTAAAGCCATCAGCATGTGGCCCAGCCAACCTCGACATTCCTTGCCAGGAAGCTAATGGAGGAAAAGCTGCAATGCTGTTCCTAGGTCTGTATCTGGTGGCCCTGGGCGTTGGAGGAATAAAGGGATCACTGCCAGCACATGGGGCTGAGCAATTTGACGAGGACACACCACAGGGAAGGAAGCAGAGATCAACCTTCTTCAACTACTTTGTATTCTGTCTCTCATGCGGCGGCCTTATTGCAGTAACATTGGTGGTGTGGATTGAAGACAATAAGGGGTGGGTATGGGGTTTTGGAATCTCTACCATTAGCATCCTTTTATCCATCCCAATCTTCCTAGCCGGTTCATCCACTTACAGGAACAAAATACCTTGTGGAAGCCCACTTACAACCATTATCAAG GTTTTGGCTGCTGCCACCCTCAACAGCTGCGTAAGCAGAAGCCCGAAAGGTTGCATAAGCAGAAGCCCGAGCAATGCTGTTGCAAGCATGGCCACAAGCCCTTCCTCACCAACCTTGGCCAGCAAGGAAGCTGAAGAGAATGCCAAAACAAGGGAGTCCACTGATGCTCCAACAGAAAGCTTCAAATTCCTGAACATAGCGGCGGTAGATAACCCAGTCCACAAAGCACTAGAATGCACGATGCAGCAGGTAGAAGACGTCAAAATTGTGCTAAAACTATTCCCCATATTTGCCTGCACCATAATGCTGAACTGCTGCCTAGCTCAGCTCTCCACGTTTTCAGTCCAACAAGCTGCAACAATGGACACCAAGCTCGGTTCCTTAAAAGTCCCACCGGCCTCGCTTCCTATTTTCCCTGTAACCTTCATCATGATTCTTGCGCCAGTTTATGACCATCTCATCATCCCGTTCGCTCGAAAAGTAACCAAATCCGAAATGGGAATCACTCATCTCCAACGGATTGGAATCGGTTTAGTTCTTTCGATTATAGCCATGGCGACGGCAGCTCTTGTCGAGATAAAGCGGAAGAGAGTGGCTACCAACTCGGGCCTACTAGACTCTGACCATCCATTACCCATCACCTTCTTTTGGATTGCTTTCCAGTATTTGTTCCTTGGGTCTGCAGATCTCTTCACCTTGGCCGGGTTGCTGGAATTTTTCTTTACGGAGGCACCTTCGAGCATGAGATCCCTGGCTACATCTTTTTCCTGGGCTTCTTTGGCCATGGGGTACTACCTCAGCTCCATCATTGTATCCATTGTTAACAATGTCACAGGCATCTCCAAGCACAGGCCCTGGCTTTCTGGTAGCAACTTGAATCATTTTCAACTGGAACGATTCTACTGGCTGATGTGCGTGCTGAGCGCCTTGAATTTCTTGAACTACCTTTTATGGGCAATCCGTTACAAATACAGATCAACCGGAGCAAACAACTAA